The Triticum urartu cultivar G1812 chromosome 6, Tu2.1, whole genome shotgun sequence genome includes the window AACAACAGCGAGTTGTTTTATAGCACACACCTTAACTAATTATCTTTTCAGAGAGCAGGGAAGCTTGCCAAATCTGTGTTGATTACCCCAGCATCTTCAGCTCATGAATACGTAACCAGTCGTCTCAACTTGCAGCGAAGTCACAGACCACGAGTCTAATACATTTGGCACTTTGTGACCTGGTAAATTGCGAAATAATCCATCACTGCCTTGAGTATTTAATAACATATACAGCAGGATGATCGATGGTTCAGTTCAGATTAAAATTATTTACTTACCCTCTGCATAATGGTTGATTGTCTTGTTCTATAAGCAGGGAAACTTGGGGTTCAAGTTCCAGGCTTCCAACCCATCGGTGGTTTCTTGGCATACAGGGAAACTTGTGTTCCAAGTTCTAGGCTTCCAACCAATCGGTGGTTTTCTGAATTTAGTATCTCATTGGCATGCTGCAAACTGATGTAGTGTCATATGTCAACAGATTTTAATTAAAAAAAATGTCTGGATGGAAGTTTCAGGGACACTTCCCTGAAACCTCCAAACTCAGTATTAATTTATCCATGTGGTATACCATCAGAATGGGACTTCTCAGCTATATAACATCATTGAACGCTGGAGCGCCTCCTATTTCTGTGCATCCATTTGTTCAAGACGTACGAGCTTGTTAAGTTCTAGCTTTACTTGTTGTAGAATAAGTACCAGAGAAATGGAGCCGCAGGAAGGAAGGAAAGGGATACCATCTCTGCTGTCCTCGCAGGGGGAGTGCATCGCCACCAACATCACGCAGGTGCCTACTTTCTCTGTATATAGTCATTATTCCTTCACTGTACAAAGCTTGTTATCTTTAATCTGCAAGTAAATTCTATGCCTTCCAGCTCATTGGTTGGACACCACTGATAGAACTGAGAAACATCACTGAGAAAGACGGCATAGGTGCTCGGCTTATTGGGAAGATTGAGCCGTACCAGCCCCTTTCCTCTGTGAAGGATCGGAGTGCTCTCAGGTGGCTGCTCTTTTTACTCCCTTCCGAGGAAGACATTCTTCACCTCAAATGTACCATACATAACGTCACGAGTTTCGACAAcaatatgaatgaatgaaactttTTGCAGATTGATCGAAGATGCAGAGGAGAAAGGCTTGATCACACCTGGCATCACAACGCTGCTGGGGGTCACGAGTGGTAATCTCGGCATCGGCGTGGCGTTCATTGCTGCTCAGAAAGGATACAAGTTCATCGCCCTCATGCCTGCTAAACTCTCGCTTGATAAGCAGATACTAATGCGATTCCTTGGCGTAGAAGTGGTATTAGTTGGTAAGGACCTGAGGTACCATGACCCTCATATCACGTGCCAGATGGTAACATCCTTGTCTCCTGCAGATGCTGTACAGCATGGATTCAAAGCTTTACTCGATAGGGTAGAACAGATGAAGAAGGATGTGGAAGATGTGTATGTTCTAGATCAATTCACCAACCCTGCAAATCCCGATGCCCACTTCAGATGGACTGGTAAGTGGTAACACAATCTATTTGAACTAAATTGGATGCAGTAGCAGTAGCGTTTGAGTAACTTTAGATTGTTTGACTATAAGGCCCAAAACTCAGTCGAAGACTATGAACTGACTAACTTATAAGATGTTGAAATAAATTGATGGATGATATGCAATAAATGTTGCTATGTGGTGTTGGCCTCTGCAGGATCACACTTCCATGCAACGTTCTACTCTTTatttgtattttattttatttttgagaTTCCTGACTAAAAAAAGAACCTCGGCACTAATGCATCGAACTAAATATGTCCTTAGGACCTGAGATATGGAAAGATACAGCAGGCAAAGTGGACATATTTATAGCTGCTTCAGGTTCAGGCGGCACCATCACAGGTGTGGGGAGGTATCTCAAGACGAAGAACCCATTTGTAAAATTAATATGCGTTGAACCAGCTGAAAGTCCAGTGATTTCAGGCAAGAAACTACTACTACTATGATAAATATATTGAATAAATGATACTCCTGCTAGACATGCTTGGCTATGCTCATCAGTAACCTGGCTACCTTTCTTGGATTGTAACTCAGTAAGACCTTCCCTGCCTATGATCTGTAGGTGGCGAGCCAGCCTTCCACAACATCCTAGGAATAGGGCCAGGTTTTGTCCCAGAAATACTGGATAGATCCCAGATAGATGAAATTGTAACAGTAACTACTCAAGAAGCTATGGACATGGCTAGAAGGTTGGCAAGGGAAGAAGGGTTGCTTGTTGGCATATCTTCAGGCGCAAATGCAGCCGCCTGCTTAAAGGCAAGCTCTCTTTTTCAAGAGTCTAGGATCTTTTCTCATTTGCAGATGCTACAGTGAATGCTATATAAATCCACTTATTATGCAGTCCTCTGATTCGGGTACTTCCTCATAGGAGGAGAACAGGGGAAAGATGATTGTGACAATGTTTTCCAGTGGTGCAGAGAGGTATCTGAATTCAGAGCTCTTTGCGCAGGTGAAGGAAGAGTGCGTCAACATCAACATGACCTTCTGATGTTCAGGTCGAGGCAATGACAGCTTAGGGATGATCCAGAAGGGTAGTCTTATCATAATACCAGATACTGTTTAATAATTAAGAGATGAAAGAAAACACGCTAGTGTCATAAGTACAAACCATATGGTTGCAGGTTACAGAGGATAGCGGTATAATACTATGGTTGAGGAATCACCTCAAACACACTATGGTTGATCCATCATGAGCCCTCATTTGTACTAGCCTTACGCTTGTATGAAGGATGACATGGTGATATAGACCAACCCATTGCATTCCTCGAAGTGAGTTAAGTTCAGAGCTAGAATCTCATGGTCCATTCGGTATTAATTACTAAAACCAAACACCCATACTTGTCCATCACCATACTGTTGATATAAAAGAAACATTTTTTTGTAGTATAAAACAAATCAAATTTACTGAGACATCCAGTTAACCTTCTGGTATTCTGCCCAACATGCAACGACGAGGGTGACCCTAACTGTCACATGACCTAGCATGGTTACATAGTTCCAACTTCCATGGCTGGGATCACTTGAAGCAGGGCCGTCCTCAGAAATTGGGGGCCCTGCGCGTCTGCAATTAGGCCCTAAGTATGGAAAAGGTAGTTGTAGCTGTGTGCATCGCAATGATGCAGAGGCCAGGGATTAAGCCTCCTTTTCGGGAAAAAGAGAAAAATTATTTATCATGCTAGTAATACAATTTTATGCAAGAATTATATCTTGCCAAAAGGCAACTCTTCGAACCCTTAATaattactccctctgtaaacaaatataagatgttttcaGAGGGAGTACTAAACTAATTTTTACTTGAAAAGCGGCATCCTTCTGGCATTTAATTACACAGTTTCTTCCACCTAGTTGCTGCAATTGTCAACTGGGAATAGAGGAAATAATACCAGGCGAGTTCGACGGATATCCATGAAAGAATAGGGCAACATTATTGCTAATGTGATTCTCTAAGAGCAACTCCATCAGGGCCCCTAAACACAGCCCCCAAACAGTTTTGGGGGGCTAAGGCCAAAAAATCGGCTCCAGCAAGGCCCCTACTGTTTGAAAGGAGGTTAAACCAAAAATTCAGCTTCGGCAGGACCCCTACTGTTTGAAGGAAGATGCCGGATGAGTCCAGGAATAACAAAAAGCTTTCATCTCCTGTTTGAAAGGAATCTCGACTAGTCTTATGAAGAGAGGAGGAAACCTTGAGTAGTGTGGCCAGGAGACCTGCTGGTCAAGCGAGTACTCCAAAATGTGTGGATGCCCCCCCACCCCACCGTGGCCCCTCTTCTTTATTGACGCGTCAATGGCGGGCTTACGCCTGCCTGAACATATATTAATAATCACCAGCCAATTAGAAAAGCAGAGTAGAGATACAAAGAGGGGGGAGGGGGCTACAAGGACAGGGTGATAATTAAGCTAAAATCTCGCAGTGATACAACATGGAGCCCGAGTCCCTCTCTAACCAGAGCCCCGTGAGTTCCTCTTCCTTCCAACCAAAATCCAGCTTCTTCCTGTTCTTTACAACAATACTGGTGTCTCTGCTGCCCAAATCTTGCCTATACAGTGCACAAACCAATCTGGTGATGAACTCCAAATCCTACTGGGACCAAAAATCCATGGATTCCTCTTGCTTTCAACCAAAATGCTCCAGCTTCTTCCTGTTATTCACAATACTGCTGTCTCTGCTGCCCAGATCTTCTTGCCTACAGTTCACAAACCAATCTGGTGATGAACACCAAATCCTCCTGGGACTCGAGAGATATTGGGGGAGATCACCTGTGCTTGGCAGATGGAACCTCACTTCTTCTAACCACTGTAAATGGGGAGGAGTTACATGCAAAGATGGTTTGGTCACTGCCATTTCCCTTCCACGGCAAACCTTTAGGAAACCAATCCCACCGTCCCTTTGCCTCCTCAAGAATCTTACCTACTTGGACCTCTCCTACAATAACTTCTCCACTTCATTCCCTACCATACTCTACAATTGCTCCAATCTGAAGTACCTAGACCTTTCCAACAATGCCTTTGGTGGGAAACTCGCAGCTGACATAAACAGTTTATCAGCAAAGCTCGAGCATCTCAACTTATCAAGCAATCATATCATGGGGGAAATTCCACCATCGGTTGGATGGTTTCCAAAGCTCAAGTCGCTGCTCCTCGACACCAACCAGTTTGATGGAAGTTATCCAGCAAAGGACATCAGCAATCTGGCCAACCTCGAGGTGCTGACACTAGCGGAAAATCCATTTCTGCCAGCTCCATTTCAAGTTGAGTTTGGCAAGTTGACACGCCTCACATACTTGTGGCTGTCAGGTATGAACATGACAGGTGAGATCCCTGAGAGCCTGTCAAGCCTCACAGAGCTCAGTCTCTTGAGTGTGTCAAATAATATGCTGCAAGGCACAATTCCGACATGGGTATGGCAGCATAAGAAGCTTCAGtacttgtacatgtttgccaacAGTTTCACAGGCGAGATTTCCTCCAGTGTCACCGCCGTAAACTTGGTAGAGCTTGATGTGTCCTCAAACAATCTGACAGGGACAATACCAGATGACTTTGGTAGGCTCATCAACCTTACCATGTTGTTTCTCTACACGAATCAACTTCATGGGTCAATACCGCCAAGCATTGGGTTGCTGCCGAATCTCAGCGATATACGGCTATTTGAGAACATGTTATCTGGTTCCCTTCCACCAGAGCTTGGTAAGCACTCACCACTAGGTAATCTTGAGGTCTGCAACAATAACCTCTCGGGCGAGCTGCCAGCTGATCTTTGCTCCAACAGGAAGTTATATGACATCGTTGTGTTCAATAATAACTTTTATGGAAAGCTTCCACAATCGCTAGACGGCTGCTACCGGTTGAACAATTTAATGCTGTACAACAATCATTTTACTGGAGAGTTCCCCAAGAGCATCTGGTCAGTGGTGACAAATGAGCTAACGACAGTTATGATCCAAAACAACAATTTCTCTGGGACCTTTCCTACCCAGCTTCCATGGAACTTTACACGTCTTGAGATGAGCAATAATAGATTCTCTGGTCCCATTCCAACTTTAGCAGGCAAAATCGAAGTATTCAGGGCAGCAAACAACTCTCTTTGTGGCGAAATTCCCTGGAATTTGATGGGTATTTCACAGGTAACAGAACTTGACCTTTCTGGAAATCAAATTACTGGATCAATACCCATGACAATTGGAGTGCTAAAGCTCAATGCACTTAATCTAAGTGGAAATCAGATATCTGGTACTATACCTGCAGCGTTTGGATTTATGTCAGGGCTAACCATCCTTGACCTCTCCTCGAATGCGCTATCTGGCGAGATCCCAAAAGCGATCAATAAGTTGAAACTGAACTTTCTAAACCTCTCCATGAATCAACTCACGGGGGAAATTCCAACATCATTGCAAAACGAAGCATATGAGCGAAGCTTCCTCTTCAATCCAGGCCTCTGTGTCTCATCGAATAATTCCATCCCTAATTTCCCGATTTGCAGTGCAAGAGCAAATAACAACAATGATATCTCCAGGAGGCTTATAGCCCTCTTTTTTGTTCTTGCCAGTATCATGCTTGTGGGTTCGGCAGTTGGTGGTTTCTTGCTATTAAAGAGGCAAAAGAATACCCAAGATCCTCTATCATGGAAGCTGACCCAGTTCCATGCACTGCATTTCACAGAGTATGATGTTCTTTCTGGGCTCTGTGAGCAGAACTGGATTGGAAGTGGCAGGTCTGGCAAGGTGTACCGAATTAGTGTTGTGGATGGAGAAGGTGGTAGTAGAATGGTGGCTGTTAAAAAGATATGGAACGCCCAGAACCTTGACAGCAAGCTCGAGAAGGACTTCCTTGCAGAGGTCCAGATATTGGGTGAGATCCGGCACATAAACATTGTCAAGCTGCTCTGCTGCATCTCAAGCTCAGAGGCAAAGCTTCTTGTCTATGAGTACATGGAAAATGGTAGCTTAGACAGGTGGCTCCATCAGAGGGATAGAGTTGGTTCACTGGCACCTTTGGATTGGCCCACCAGATTGCAAATTGCCATCGACTCGGCAAGAGGTCTCTGCTATATGCACCATGATAGTTCACCCGCCATAGTGCACTGTGATGTTGGTAGAATCAAGTACTCTACCAGGTCTAGGGCGTAGGTGGTAAGGGAAGGATGGAG containing:
- the LOC125512402 gene encoding cysteine synthase-like isoform X4, translating into MEPQEGRKGIPSLLSSQGECIATNITQLIGWTPLIELRNITEKDGIGARLIGKIEPYQPLSSVKDRSALRLIEDAEEKGLITPGITTLLGVTSGNLGIGVAFIAAQKGYKFIALMPAKLSLDKQILMRFLGVEVVLVDAVQHGFKALLDRVEQMKKDVEDVYVLDQFTNPANPDAHFRWTGGEPAFHNILGIGPGFVPEILDRSQIDEIVTVTTQEAMDMARRLAREEGLLVGISSGANAAACLKEENRGKMIVTMFSSGAERYLNSELFAQVKEECVNINMTF
- the LOC125512402 gene encoding cysteine synthase-like isoform X2 is translated as MEPQEGRKGIPSLLSSQGECIATNITQLIGWTPLIELRNITEKDGIGARLIGKIEPYQPLSSVKDRSALRLIEDAEEKGLITPGITTLLGVTSGNLGIGVAFIAAQKGYKFIALMPAKLSLDKQILMRFLGVEVVLVDAVQHGFKALLDRVEQMKKDVEDVYVLDQFTNPANPDAHFRWTGPEIWKDTAGKVDIFIAASGSGGTITGVGRYLKTKNPFVKLICVEPAESPVISGGEPAFHNILGIGPGFVPEILDRSQIDEIVTVTTQEAMDMARRLAREEGLLVGISSGANAAACLKEENRGKMIVTMFSSGAERYLNSELFAQVKEECVNINMTF
- the LOC125512402 gene encoding cysteine synthase-like isoform X1, encoding MEPQEGRKGIPSLLSSQGECIATNITQLIGWTPLIELRNITEKDGIGARLIGKIEPYQPLSSVKDRSALRLIEDAEEKGLITPGITTLLGVTSGNLGIGVAFIAAQKGYKFIALMPAKLSLDKQILMRFLGVEVVLVGKDLRYHDPHITCQMVTSLSPADAVQHGFKALLDRVEQMKKDVEDVYVLDQFTNPANPDAHFRWTGPEIWKDTAGKVDIFIAASGSGGTITGVGRYLKTKNPFVKLICVEPAESPVISGGEPAFHNILGIGPGFVPEILDRSQIDEIVTVTTQEAMDMARRLAREEGLLVGISSGANAAACLKEENRGKMIVTMFSSGAERYLNSELFAQVKEECVNINMTF
- the LOC125512402 gene encoding cysteine synthase-like isoform X3 is translated as MEPQEGRKGIPSLLSSQGECIATNITQLIGWTPLIELRNITEKDGIGARLIGKIEPYQPLSSVKDRSALRLIEDAEEKGLITPGITTLLGVTSGNLGIGVAFIAAQKGYKFIALMPAKLSLDKQILMRFLGVEVVLVGKDLRYHDPHITCQMVTSLSPADAVQHGFKALLDRVEQMKKDVEDVYVLDQFTNPANPDAHFRWTGGEPAFHNILGIGPGFVPEILDRSQIDEIVTVTTQEAMDMARRLAREEGLLVGISSGANAAACLKEENRGKMIVTMFSSGAERYLNSELFAQVKEECVNINMTF